In Bradyrhizobium symbiodeficiens, the genomic stretch CAAACGGCCTCGGCATGCGCCAGCGCATCCGCGGTGCAGCGGCCGTGATCATGGTCGGGCGCAGGAAATGCCGGCTTTGCGAGGGTCATGCGGCCCGCTTCTAGCATTTCGGCGGGGGAACCCAAAGCACGACCGCCGAGTGGCGGTCAGCCATGCTTTTGCTGCGGGACAGCGTCCCGCTAACCCGGCATGAAATAATCATAAGCTTGCTTATTATATTCAAGCTTATTGGAGACAAAGCTTATGACCCGCGGGTCCGTCGACCAGAATTTCCTGTTCACGCTGGGCGAGCTCTACCGCCTCTTGCGCGTCTATGCCGACAAGGAGGCTTCGCGCTTCGGCATCACCCGCGCGCAATGGGCGGTGCTGGCCAAGGTCGAGCGCAGCGAGGGCATGAAGCAATCGGAACTCGCCGAGCTGCTCGAGATGCAGCCGATCACGCTGACCCGCCTGATCGACAAGCTCTGCGACAGCGATTGGATCGAGCGTCGCAGCGACGCTTCGGACCGCCGCGTCAAGCGGCTTTATCT encodes the following:
- a CDS encoding MarR family winged helix-turn-helix transcriptional regulator, with amino-acid sequence MTRGSVDQNFLFTLGELYRLLRVYADKEASRFGITRAQWAVLAKVERSEGMKQSELAELLEMQPITLTRLIDKLCDSDWIERRSDASDRRVKRLYLRKAGRQLLGRMSGLKSELTANALDGITPADAHRLLTQLETIKENVRTAIQTSGAEQARKEQRYG